The following DNA comes from Plodia interpunctella isolate USDA-ARS_2022_Savannah chromosome 1, ilPloInte3.2, whole genome shotgun sequence.
ATCACAGCCATACTTTATTTACAGGCAGAGAAGTTGTGAGATAGTACAGTACATGCTATATTTACCTACTCCAGGTATTTCCATCTTCCCATGGCCACATAACGCGTTCAGCTGGAACTGTCCCACATAGTGCTTCCCATCGGGCCACTCCGCTTTCCCGTTGCCATGTGTTTTCCCATCCAGCCATCTTCCAGTATAAGTGGCGTCTTTGTAAAAAGACACcttatttgaaaaagtataGCTGGCTGAACGTATCGATGGAGGTTTGAAAGAAGATtccttatttaatttcaactttattgtTGTATTGAATACGTGTAACCATTCTGTTTTCTCTTGTTCTGTAGTTGTTGATACTGAAATAACTTCCTCTGGAGTCAGTAGTTGAATGACATTAGACAAAGTATCAGTATTTGGTACAGACTCAACCCATAGAGTTTCTAATGGATGTAAGTTCGTAGTGCTACCGTTGACATGGATGAACAAAtcgtttaataaaataaaccaatgCGAAGAAAATCTTCCCGGATTTACCAAATTTAATGCACGGGACTTCGATTCTCGGACTAGTCGGCGATCTGGCGTTTTATATTGTTCAAGCGTTTTCCCTGTTGTTTCCCAAAACAACTTGGTAATTTCTGCCTCTTTCCGTTTTTTTTCTTGCTCTTCTATCAATAAGTCTAAGGATGATATCACCTTGCCCAATTTCTCCTCAATTGTCGTTCTGGCGTCGCCTTTTTTTCTCTTTGTTTTGTACCGCAATAGTGACTGAGCTATGCATTTATATGAGCTCAGTCTTATTAAGGGTTGCACGAAAGCTAATGCTACTATGGCTTCCAAtgttttcttgttatttttctgtttatttgaTGGCAGCTGatcactaaataaattataaacactaGATGGGACATcaacaatattattgatttggGTGAAACCACCGATAACAATCAAATTGCTTACAGCTACATAATACTttctgtacaaataaatatattcttctaaattttttattaaagaaatatcaCATTCGTTTATGTGCTTCTCGGCATACTGCCATATTGATAGCACATTAAGAgcagttatatttaaaatgtcaccAAACATATCACAAACAGTCTCATAGATAATGGAATGTACCGTAATGGACTTGCTCCTTTTGAGAAAAGGTTTAACGAGAGAATGGTATATTAAAAGCATTTCCTCTAGGTATCTTTGAGCAATAGATAGATCTTGAAATTCTGGGCTTTTTATGGCCTCTTCAACTGAGCAGTAACTAATGTTACCTGAAGACAATATTCTCCAATGGTAACACACATTTTGGGGTTTACTTGGTATTTGTAGCTCTATAATTTTCATGGACACATCTTTACCATTCTCAGTGACTTTTTCATCTGgttttgtattcaaattaaCTATAGAATCGGTGTATCCATCTGTGTGTTTGCCcatgtaaaatatgttttcattgTGTGTATAGGCCAATGTATGGTGTTCAGTGGCAATCATGTCTCTCACTCTATCACTGTCAGAATTCTCAGTAAACTGCTTTGGGCTACTTTTGTCTTCTCTACAGTCAAAACTAACTTGATGGTAATGGTTGTAACCCCAAATAAATAGGCGACCATCTAAAGTTAAGGTTGAACAATGCCATTTTCCACAGGACACCTTCTGGAGCCCAAAACCTGATAAGCTCATCACCAACATTGGTTTTATTCGTTTAACTGTATCACCTATACCTAGTTGTCCATATGATATGTCTCCCCAGGTCCACAGTTCAGTTGCAAGGATATTCTTACCAAGCTTGGccatatttttgacattctCATTCTTTCTACAAGTTTCAAATTGTTTCTCACTGCTTATTGTACTTGTTGAGAAATGTAAATCATCTATATTGCAGTTCGAAGTGCAGTTGTGCATTAGAGAAGCAATTTcttcattataatttctaatttgcAGTTCCACAACCTCATTGTTGTCGCTGCTACCACTCACATGGCGAGAGAGTGTGGCAACTTTATCTCCTACAGTTTTTACACCTTCATAAACAAAGTTAGTGAGAtttgaaacattttctttaataattcttGTTGGTTTTTCTGTGCATTCGACAAGGTAATCTTCCCCAGCCGAAACCCAGGAGAGCTGTTTACTGAGGAACTGCCTGGCTGCATCTGTATTTATGAATATGTGGTTAATCTTTTCATTACTTGTATGAGTGTTATATATTGGCCTAGTACTTGCTCActttattaatagataaaatgtgtATAGTCTGTGGCTTCATGTTGACACTTAATGTGACATTACTTCACTTTGTTTTTACCGCCAATACACAACACTGACAACAGCTACTTagcgtgttttatttatacacaattaattgttatttcgAACATAACAGTGGCGACGAGTCTAAAAATTAGTAATGGAGAATACAAAGGCAATAAAATTCGAGGAATTCAACCCTCAAGTGGACAATTGGGACGTTTACATAAATAGActaaagttttgttttgagGCTAATGGCGTCATTCTGGATAGTGTTAAGCGTGCTAATTTCTTTACGGTGTGTGGTGCTCGTGTGTTTGAGACTTTGCTGGCGCTTATCACCCCGCGGACGGCgaataatgtaacttttaaTGAAGTGGAAACAATTCTTACTAGACACTATAGCCCTAAACCAAATGAAATATCCATGTCATATCAGTTTTACAAACGTGACCAAAAACGTGGCGAGAAAGTTGCCGATTATGTCGCTGAGCTAAGAAAGCTTAGTGCATATTGCAATTTTTCGGACTTAGAGCGTACGTTACGAGATAGACTTGTGTGTGGAATGTGCGACCAAAAGCTTCAATATGATCTATTAAAACGGGACAATTTACGCTATCACGACGTAGTGGATGCTATGTTTGCGGCTGAAAGTGCGGGACGAGATGTACGCATGATCCAGACTGCTTCAATGACTGAGCTTGGAGCGCCGTCTTCGTCGGCGACTTCGTCCGTTGTTGAGCCAATGGACATTAATGTGGTCAACTCTAAACTGAACACTCGTTTTTGTTATCGCTGTGGTGATAAACATCCAGGAGAATGCCGATTCTTAAATGCTGTCTGTCATTTTTGCAAGAAAAAGGGACACattgaaaagatttgtatCAGCAAAAAGAAGAATGCACCAAAACAAGTTAACTTCACTTCAGAAGGATTTGCAGATAATTTAAATGGAATTTATTGCATACAAGGTTTAAAGCGAGTGCCACCCTATGAAATAACAGTGTTAATTGGCAATACATCCGTCCGTATGCAAGTGGATACAGGGGCTAGTTTCTccatattaaatgaaaagtcTTGGTCCACAATTTGTAAGTCTTTGCCACACACCATCCTCAGACCTGTTTCGCTGTCACTACATACTTGGACAGAGACACCAGTCAAAATTGTTGGACAGGCAACATTACCTGTAACATACAAAGAACATAAACAAGATCTCTCAGTTGTCATTGCCAAGGGTTGTGGACCCAATTTACTGGGGCGTAATTGGTTCGAACCATTGAACATTACTatgaatgttaattttgtatcGCACGAGTATGAtacaatagaaaatttatttgacaagTATAAAGCGGTTTTCAAAGAGGGTCTTGGTACTTATCGTGGACATCCAGTGACTATACATCTGAAGCCAGGAGCAACTCCAAAGTTTCTCAAAGTGCGTCCAGTGCCATTTGCTATTAAAGAAAgagtagaaaaagaaatagataGATTAGAAAATGAAGGAGTATTGAGACCAACATCATTTGCTAACTGGGCAACACCTGTTGTACCTATCATAAAAAAGTCTGGTGAAATCAGATTATGTGGAGACTATCGTAGTACTGTCAATGAGGCAACGGAGTCTGATACCTATCCCATGCCTACAGCCAATGAAGTATTTGCCACAATAGCAGGAGgtaaaatttttacaacattaGACTTAGACAGGGCGTACACACAAGTGACGGTAGATGAGAGCACTGCAAAGTTGTTAACACTGAACACATGCAAAGGTTTATATACTGTACATCGATTGGCATTTGGAGTTAAGGCTTGTCCAGGCATATTTCAACGTTTGATGACTTCTCTATTGGCAGGGATACCTGGAGTAGCAATACTGATCGATGACATAATTATATGTGGGTGTACTGTGCTAGAAATGTTAAATAGATTAGACATTGTGTTAGATCGAATAGAAAAGGCTGGCCTGCggcttaataaaaataaatgcaagtTTGCAAAAGAGAAAGTAGAATTCTTAGGCTTTGTTATAGATGCTGAAGGCATACACCCAGCAAAAAGTAAAGTTGAATCTATTGTAAATACACCAGcgcctaaaaataaacaagaattGCAAGCATTCTTAGGACtgtacaatttttatgaaagatTCATCCGAAACAAGGCCACATTACTGGAGCCACTACACCGGCTTTTAGACTCTAATAACCCATGGAAATGGACAACAGAGCAACAATCGGCATTTGATACtgcaaaaaatcaaattacttTCGATTTGACATTAGTACATTATGATTTAAACAAACCTTTGATTCTCACATGCGACAGTTCTGAGTATGGAGTTGGAGCAGTTTTGTCACACAAATTTGAAGATGATCAGGAGCGACCTATAGCCATGGCGTCGAGAACATTACATGTGCATGAACGGCGGTACTCACAACTTGATAAGGAAGCCACCTCTATCATGTTCGGCATAACTAAATTCCATAACTACCTTGTGGGCAggaatttttgtataattactGATCATAAACCTTTGTTGGGCATATTTGACCCAAAAAAACCAATGTCTAATATGATTTCACCAAGATTAACAAGGATTGCCATTGCTTTGTCTATGCATGACTATGATATAACTTATAAACCAGGCCCACAGATTGGTAATGCGGATAGTTTGAGTCGTTGGCCCAGACCCGTTCCAGAAGAGCCAGAAACCCAGTTATGTGACGTTTTGCTGATGGCAGAAACACCCAAGGATTTTCCATTCCAACCTGAAGACATTGCCAAGGCAACTAAGTTGGATGCAACATTGCTCCAggtgatttattatatacagagGGGCTGGCCAGCCAAAGAAGGTAGATCGGACCTACATCCTTATTGGCTGAAACGTGCAGAATTGTCAGTACAAGAAGACTGTATACTTTTGGGCTGTCGTGTAGTGATTCCTGAATCTCTACGTCAAACAACATTGCAAATTTTACATAAGACACACAGTGGAATCGTCCAAACCAAATCTTTGGCCAGAAGTTATGTGTGGTGGCCACGTCTCAATGATGACATTGAATCATTAGTGAGTGGTTGTAAGACCTGTCTAGAACATCGTCATATGCCCCCTAAATCTACACATGAATGGATAACACCAGTGCGGCCATGGTCAAGAGTGCATATTGACTTTGCTGGACccttccaaaataaatattttttgattctCGTAGATGCATATTCTCGATGGCCAGAAATATTTATGGTAAATAATACAACTTCTGCTACAGTAATTCGACATTTAAGATTAACATTTGCCACCCATGGACTATGTGAAGTATTAGTTTCTGATAATGGCACATCTTTTGTATCTGCAGAGATGGAAGATTTTCTAAGAGCTAACAATATTCGTCATATTACAACTGCTCCATACCATCCAGCAACTAATGGACTGGCGGAAAGAATGGTACAGACCGTCAAagacaagttaaaaaaattagagCCTACTACATGGGATATTAAAATACCGAATTTATTATTGGGATTACGAGTGACACCTTGCACTTCGACAAATAGAACTCCGGCAGAGCTTTTGATGAGGAGACGTTTGCGTACTATTCTTGATACCATACatcctgaaaatataatagctaAGAAAAGGGATTACCAAATAGAGAATAATAGCAAACAGAAACATAGAGAAACTAATGTGGGACGGAAGATTATGTACAGGAATTATAGAAATGAAGGCCCAAGATGGTCACCAGGAGTTGTTATTGGTAAAAGTGGACCTTCAAGTTATCAAATTAGGAGAGATAGTGATGGAGGAGTGATTGATCGGCATATGGATCAAGTTATATCTTTGAGAAAGCCTGAAGATAATAATGAAAGTAATATGGAAAGTACAGAGACGACATACGGAGAGACAGAGGCAATGGATGTTGAAACTGAAAGCATTATTGAGATCCCTGATGCAGACCAGTGGGCTGAGATGCTAGGCATCCCTTTTACTGCACAGCCTTTCGCTGCAGAACCTTCATCCAATGCAGGAAaaattcgaaataaattatccacACAGCCCAAGATTCCCTATCAGAGACCTAGTACCTCTTCAAGTGttgattatatattgtaactaGTAAATAGTCAATAGAGATGTTAATGATTATATGgaagttaattattaatttcttgttgTGTAGTGAGTTTTAGTTagattgttaaatatttaacatatatcAATAATGGGTACTGTTTTGTCACGTCTTATACTTGGGGAGGAGATATGTTATATATTGGCCTAGTACTTGCTCActttattaatagataaaatgtgtATAGTCTGTGGCTTCATGTTGACACTTAATGTGACATTACTTCACTTTGTTTTTACCGCCAATACACAACACTGACAACAGCTACTTagcgtgttttatttatacacaattaattgttatttcgAACATAACAATGAGCTTCTGTTTCTACTCCTGCACTTTCCTccaattcaataatattattctgcTGAACATCTAATTCcacaatagatttttttgaaacattATCAGGTGCCACCTTAGATTCTTCAGATGAAGGACTTGAATCTTCAGTAAAGCTATGAGCATCAACATGGACATCCGTCTGTGGGGCAGTGGTGCTGCTGGAGTCATCACTGGACTTGCTTATTTGGACTCCAAGGGGACATGTTTCTGATAAGGACGGCACAGATGCTGGGGAAGCTAGGCCTATTATTGTCTGACATTGTGAGCAGTTTGATGCAAAAACCTCTTCATCCTCATTGTCACTCTCTGTGTCGTAATTACCTGACCTTTTAACATTCTTTCTGGCTATAACAGCTGCAAAATCCTGCCCTACTGATGCACTGTATACTGTCCTCCCTTCAAAAAATGGCACTTTCTTAATACTACTAGTATCTAAAGATATTTGGGGCATAACACCTGACCCCCACAGTTGCCCATCACTACTGATAAAAAGTTGTCCAAAATCACTTGTCACTACATTTCTGAACTTGACTTTGTAGCTAGAGCTTTTGAAACCGTGTGGGCAGCACTTCGCATCTTCTTTGACCACAATTTCTTCTTTGTTATTAAAgctattgtttgttttgtatagGCGGCCATGTACATCAATTATATAAAGAATTTCATCATGATATGATATATCTATCGCAGTGATTCCATTAATTCGACTAAATTCCATTCGGCCTTCTTCAATGCTGCAGTGATAAAGGCCATGGTCGTTCCCTAAGACAATGAAATCAGTGCCAAGGGAACATAACTTCACAATTTTTTCAGGTACTTGTGATGAAGAATTAATTTCTAAAGGTGTTAAGCCTTTCCAAAATTTATGTTGACTCATTATCTATTCTAATGATGTAGTTTCGTTTTCGAGAAGTGTTCCATTGgcaacaataattataattgccATTGATCGATACTtccacttaaaaaaaaatataacgctacaacttataaaacaaatattacttttaatatgaattaagATATTTACGATTGCAGATAGAAAACTGATAGGTAAGAAGacttcacatttatttatgtgtatttagCTGGGACTTTCGTACTAAAACGCAAAATGACAAAAACTGACTTAATGACAGATTTAACATAACAAACGGGAAATGTCAAAGTGACGTAAAAGCAGTGTCATTAACATTCCGAAAAAATATAAGGATTTTATCACATTGAACGTTCACCTGAATTTCCCAGTCCGATCCAGCTATTACAAAATAGCAGTTTAGCCGTaatgtgatgatgatgagggactaatagggagtattactgcgcatttatcccgccagagtgcaGCACTCTATGGCaggtaaacaaaagcattgCCGCCCGCCCTTTGCTAAGTTGatcaaaacgtttattttacagtactttattaatccttttattatgtaagcattcgtttgtgaaaatatacaacactgtAGCATATTTgtgtgccgaaatattgggaaaaatcgcgATAAAacacttcgaaaactatgggatatgCCTATTATGTTTTTTGCTTGATCGAAATGGTAGATATGATGGGGACGGGGCTATAGTTTTCCGCTCTCGTTTCCGCTTTCCCGTTTACGTGACAGACAGAGAAAATTATAGACTAGTCTACCTATTCTTTTCTTTGCCGATAGGaatcaaagacaaagaaaagaTAAGCATAGAGAATATAATACCTTCAATCAAGGCTGCTGTCATTTCATTTGTCATGTTGGTTGTTTTCTTGTCTTTCTTTTAAAACCAAAAATGGCGAGTCGCGGTAGTGCTTCTGCTAGGCGAGTTCCTGAAGCTGAAGCTGCAATAACATATGTTCAATGCGATGGATTGGTAAGTAATTACTATTTGGACTtagttactattttatattgtttattgtatgGTAATTCGCCATCATCTCATTTGAATAATTGTAGACACGTCATTTATTTCATGGAAATTGCagttattttactatttacatGAGATTAAAGTAAAACGTTTATATTCTACAAGTGTTCATGTTAGATATTACTATTATTGCATTTGTGATCCAATTATGATTAAGGTTAGGGCGATtgttttaggttatgttttgTTTGGGTTTTAATGTGAAAAGATGCCAACTTTCTATTTAATGAGTTTATGGCGCATTCTGTGTAGTTTGAGAAGCATTGTATATGGAATCAAAATAGCATTTTTGGGTTCAATCAATCTTGAGTGAGAAGTATGtaagtagataaatattttcacctCCATTTACCTGTGAGTCATGTCATTTTTGGGGACAAATGGAGTGGCCGACTCTTTATTGATGAATCCGGCGATGATCTCAGCCtgtgtaataaaatgtctCTAGCATccgaatttattattatcacattcaacgttatttatttaactttaaatatagtttcaaTAGGTAGGGTAGATGAGAaggtcaaaataataaaaaatatgtaattgaaggtcattgtgataattcattGACTGTAACAATGCCCCTGGATACTTATGCATGTAAAGATTAAAGTTcattggaaagtccatttaaaaataataatataaaaataaattccgccattgtaaaaaacaaaaccattttaatgaacttttattaagaagtcctaattataaatgcaatatttaaagtaGCTAATGACAAACATAGCTTATTTCACTAAGATATTACTCAATTATGACGTCACCTTCGAGTATCATTTAGTATGAGTccaaaaatatgtgattttatttttgtcgtaCCTTTGAAAACACtaattatcacagtatttttccctggtgtttctaataatttaaaggACTTTTAAGAAgttaccaaaatattttttttcgtctaccctattaatatatgtacaaaatgtacataatataaagatTGCTAGCTAGcttctgatataaataaataaatatatatggacaaatcacacagattgagctagccccaaagtaagtttaacacttgtgttatgggatactaactctacaatactatacatacatagataaacatccaagacacaggccaatcagtaaaagatcattttccatcaagcACTTTACTATTGCGCCACAGAGgtcatcaaataaaatagatttaaaaaaagttctttaattttaatgtttttatttacttattttcaggCGGTGAT
Coding sequences within:
- the Als2 gene encoding alsin isoform X1, whose product is MHNCTSNCNIDDLHFSTSTISSEKQFETCRKNENVKNMAKLGKNILATELWTWGDISYGQLGIGDTVKRIKPMLVMSLSGFGLQKVSCGKWHCSTLTLDGRLFIWGYNHYHQVSFDCREDKSSPKQFTENSDSDRVRDMIATEHHTLAYTHNENIFYMGKHTDGYTDSIVNLNTKPDEKVTENGKDVSMKIIELQIPSKPQNVCYHWRILSSGNISYCSVEEAIKSPEFQDLSIAQRYLEEMLLIYHSLVKPFLKRSKSITVHSIIYETVCDMFGDILNITALNVLSIWQYAEKHINECDISLIKNLEEYIYLYRKYYVAVSNLIVIGGFTQINNIVDVPSSVYNLFSDQLPSNKQKNNKKTLEAIVALAFVQPLIRLSSYKCIAQSLLRYKTKRKKGDARTTIEEKLGKVISSLDLLIEEQEKKRKEAEITKLFWETTGKTLEQYKTPDRRLVRESKSRALNLVNPGRFSSHWFILLNDLFIHVNGSTTNLHPLETLWVESVPNTDTLSNVIQLLTPEEVISVSTTTEQEKTEWLHVFNTTIKLKLNKESSFKPPSIRSASYTFSNKVSFYKDATYTGRWLDGKTHGNGKAEWPDGKHYVGQFQLNALCGHGKMEIPGVGIYEGQWKDNLQNGYGVLKYTTGDIYEGYFKDGLCHGHGIKKQGDFTSSTATIYTGEWTSGVRQGYGVMDDIGKGEKYLGNWSDNKRHGCGLIVTLDGIYYEGLFMQDVLTGHGVMVFEDGTHYEGEFRSAGIFSGKGVLTFSSGDKIEGSLCGAWTEGVKISNATMQLNVSNPALPSNSKPNSFGKLSVAPNQKWNALFRQCFQCLGVSETILTPTGNHFANGPSNTIDNVKIWQNVAVAISCSHKDKHKTPMKKPKGSDIEKLVDCLEVIPHFGQKNLDLDSYMELKQYLQNACESTHHPLGQLVLGLTNAFNTTYGGVRVHPLLLSHAVKELKSITTRLYQVVRLLFPALPVEGADAVLPYKTEGEEIVDSNPIEGEVVSADSLLQPTLLPRVHPALFVLYALHNKREDDLYWRRLMKWNRQPDLTLMAFLGIDQKFWIGYNTVTGHKSPPYSPLKEQLFQEAVETLQQLKTTFSPIEKLLVIRSTFQKMTTAVQQELGQNYLWSMDELFPVFHFVVVRARILQLGSEIHFVEDFLEPGMQHGELGLMFTTLKACYFQILQEKMSIN
- the LOC128682132 gene encoding uncharacterized protein LOC128682132 translates to MSQHKFWKGLTPLEINSSSQVPEKIVKLCSLGTDFIVLGNDHGLYHCSIEEGRMEFSRINGITAIDISYHDEILYIIDVHGRLYKTNNSFNNKEEIVVKEDAKCCPHGFKSSSYKVKFRNVVTSDFGQLFISSDGQLWGSGVMPQISLDTSSIKKVPFFEGRTVYSASVGQDFAAVIARKNVKRSGNYDTESDNEDEEVFASNCSQCQTIIGLASPASVPSLSETCPLGVQISKSSDDSSSTTAPQTDVHVDAHSFTEDSSPSSEESKVAPDNVSKKSIVELDVQQNNIIELEESAGVETEAHCYVRNNN